Proteins encoded within one genomic window of Cellulomonas flavigena DSM 20109:
- a CDS encoding histidine phosphatase family protein, translating into MTVAATTPTRLLLVRHGESVGNVAASRAEREHSLLVDVATRDADTPLSDRGREQVAALGTWLGALPPEDRPEVVWCSPYVRTLETAGIALETAGLALPVRRDERLRDRELGILDRLTWRGVRERHPQEAERRRHLGKMYHRPPGGESWADVALRLRCALADLQTRDAGRRVLVVAHDAVVMLLRYVLEELTEDQVMSESSVRNASVTRLDRVDDGWHLAVFDDVAHLAALDAAITEHEGTEDTGG; encoded by the coding sequence GTGACCGTGGCCGCGACGACCCCGACGCGCCTGCTGCTGGTGCGCCACGGCGAGAGCGTCGGCAACGTCGCGGCGTCGCGGGCGGAGCGCGAGCACTCGCTGCTCGTCGACGTCGCGACGCGCGACGCCGACACGCCGCTGTCGGACCGTGGGCGCGAGCAGGTCGCGGCGCTCGGCACCTGGCTCGGTGCGCTGCCGCCCGAGGACCGCCCCGAGGTCGTGTGGTGCTCGCCCTACGTCCGCACGCTCGAGACGGCCGGCATCGCGCTCGAGACGGCAGGGCTCGCCCTGCCGGTACGTCGCGACGAGCGGCTGCGTGACCGTGAGCTCGGGATCCTCGACCGGCTCACGTGGCGCGGCGTGCGCGAGCGGCACCCGCAGGAGGCGGAGCGCCGGCGCCACCTCGGCAAGATGTACCACCGCCCGCCGGGCGGCGAGTCCTGGGCGGACGTCGCGCTGCGCCTGCGCTGCGCCCTGGCGGACCTGCAGACCCGCGACGCGGGCCGGCGCGTGCTGGTGGTGGCGCACGACGCGGTCGTCATGCTGCTGCGGTACGTGCTCGAAGAGCTCACCGAGGACCAGGTCATGAGCGAGTCCAGCGTGCGCAACGCGTCGGTCACGCGGCTCGACCGCGTCGACGACGGCTGGCACCTGGCCGTGTTCGACGACGTCGCGCACCTCGCGGCGCTCGACGCGGCGATCACCGAGCACGAGGGGACGGAGGACACCGGTGGCTGA
- a CDS encoding DNA-3-methyladenine glycosylase family protein — translation MTPEPATGDAHVVVACPPGLDVRRTLLRLRRGTGDPTWAWQPDGVWHATRRGDDVATLRLQPVTGGVRADAWGPGAAGVLADAPGLLGLHDDVSGFAAHLHPVVARAHRTHAGIRLARGGDVWPAVVTAVLEQRVVGVDAKASWRRLVARHGTRAPGPAPTALRVAPPARVWAALPVWEWRGAGVDAQRSDTVRRAAAVAHAFRADLTSTELARRLQTVPGIGPWTAAEVTSRALGDPDAVQVGDAHLPHLVGWALTGRRADDAGMLELLAPWQGHRQRVLVLLETAHRGQLPAYGPRGRRALPMR, via the coding sequence GTGACCCCCGAGCCCGCGACCGGCGACGCGCACGTCGTCGTCGCGTGCCCGCCGGGCCTCGACGTGCGTCGCACGCTGCTGCGCCTGCGCCGCGGCACGGGCGACCCGACGTGGGCGTGGCAGCCGGACGGCGTGTGGCACGCGACCCGGCGCGGTGACGACGTCGCGACACTGCGCCTGCAGCCGGTCACCGGCGGGGTGCGCGCCGACGCGTGGGGCCCGGGCGCGGCCGGGGTGCTCGCGGACGCGCCCGGGCTGCTGGGCCTGCACGACGACGTCTCCGGGTTCGCGGCGCACCTGCACCCCGTCGTGGCACGTGCGCACCGCACGCACGCCGGGATCCGGCTCGCACGCGGCGGTGACGTGTGGCCGGCGGTCGTCACGGCGGTGCTGGAGCAGCGCGTGGTCGGCGTCGACGCGAAGGCGTCGTGGCGGCGGCTCGTCGCACGGCACGGCACGCGCGCGCCGGGGCCGGCCCCCACGGCGCTGCGCGTCGCACCGCCGGCGCGCGTGTGGGCCGCCCTGCCCGTCTGGGAGTGGCGCGGCGCCGGCGTGGACGCGCAGCGCTCGGACACCGTCCGCCGCGCCGCTGCGGTCGCGCACGCCTTCCGCGCCGACCTCACCTCCACCGAGCTCGCGCGGCGCCTGCAGACCGTGCCCGGCATCGGGCCGTGGACGGCGGCCGAGGTGACGTCGCGCGCGCTCGGGGACCCCGACGCCGTGCAGGTCGGCGACGCGCACCTGCCGCACCTCGTCGGGTGGGCGCTGACGGGCCGGCGCGCCGACGACGCGGGGATGCTGGAGCTCCTGGCCCCCTGGCAGGGCCACCGGCAGCGGGTCCTCGTGCTGCTGGAGACCGCGCACCGCGGGCAGCTGCCGGCGTACGGGCCGCGGGGCCGGCGCGCGCTGCCGATGCGCTGA
- a CDS encoding STAS domain-containing protein: protein MSGQAAGGRLDVGRAGDVLHVVLTGPVDMVVRERDAPALWPALADPRVRTVDLDAGAVTFLDSSGLSVLVRLARDAAERGVVLRLVATSPRVDDLLEQTGVGEWMARIAGAPGAAR, encoded by the coding sequence ATGAGCGGGCAGGCGGCGGGTGGACGGCTCGACGTGGGACGTGCGGGCGACGTGCTCCACGTCGTGCTCACCGGGCCGGTCGACATGGTGGTGCGCGAGCGGGACGCTCCCGCGCTCTGGCCGGCCCTGGCCGACCCGCGGGTGCGCACGGTCGACCTCGACGCGGGTGCCGTGACGTTCCTCGACTCCAGCGGGCTCTCGGTGCTCGTGCGCCTCGCCCGCGACGCGGCCGAGCGCGGCGTCGTGCTGCGCCTCGTCGCGACCAGCCCGCGGGTCGACGACCTGCTCGAGCAGACGGGCGTGGGGGAGTGGATGGCCCGGATCGCGGGCGCGCCCGGCGCCGCGCGCTGA
- a CDS encoding RNA-binding S4 domain-containing protein, producing the protein MAEPTGRVRVDAWAWAVRLFPTRSAAAAACRAGHVRVNGERAKPATQVVPGDEVQVRGGARERLVVVQRLLVKRVSAEVAQASYLDRSPVPPPRTQVALAGQRDRGAGRPTKRERREIEKLRGR; encoded by the coding sequence GTGGCGGAGCCGACGGGCCGCGTGCGGGTCGACGCGTGGGCGTGGGCGGTGCGGCTCTTCCCCACCCGCTCCGCTGCGGCGGCGGCGTGCCGCGCGGGCCACGTCCGCGTCAACGGCGAGCGCGCCAAGCCGGCGACCCAGGTCGTCCCCGGGGACGAGGTGCAGGTGCGCGGCGGGGCGCGCGAGCGGCTCGTCGTCGTGCAGCGGCTGCTCGTCAAGCGCGTCTCCGCGGAGGTCGCGCAGGCGTCGTACCTCGACCGCTCCCCCGTGCCGCCGCCCCGCACGCAGGTGGCGCTCGCCGGGCAGCGTGACCGCGGCGCCGGGCGCCCGACCAAGCGGGAGCGGCGCGAGATCGAGAAGCTGCGCGGCCGCTGA
- a CDS encoding cellulose binding domain-containing protein, with product MTVHHCRRPARRAAALLGVASVIVTGSIVGAQAAAAGPQRVDPGAGLLATSVPASTSPAPRPSTPTQTPTMPQDRAGCEAAYEVLSEWPGGFVAQVRVVNVSTFSSLEGWTVRVELPAGEATHAWSSTVVTDADGATFRAASWNSFLTSRGTAEFGFQGTGSPTPGTVTCSATPR from the coding sequence ATGACCGTCCACCACTGCCGTCGTCCGGCCCGCCGCGCGGCCGCCCTGCTGGGGGTCGCGTCGGTGATCGTCACCGGCTCGATCGTCGGTGCGCAGGCCGCCGCCGCCGGCCCGCAGCGCGTCGATCCCGGAGCCGGGCTGCTCGCCACGTCGGTCCCTGCGAGCACGTCGCCCGCGCCGCGCCCGTCGACCCCCACGCAGACCCCGACCATGCCCCAGGACCGCGCGGGGTGCGAGGCCGCCTACGAGGTCCTCAGCGAGTGGCCGGGCGGCTTCGTCGCGCAGGTCCGCGTCGTCAACGTCAGCACGTTCTCGAGCCTCGAGGGCTGGACCGTGCGCGTCGAGCTGCCCGCGGGCGAGGCCACGCACGCCTGGAGCAGCACCGTCGTGACCGACGCCGACGGGGCGACCTTCCGCGCGGCGTCCTGGAACTCGTTCCTCACGTCCCGGGGCACGGCCGAGTTCGGGTTCCAGGGCACCGGGAGCCCGACGCCGGGGACGGTCACCTGCTCCGCGACGCCGCGCTGA
- a CDS encoding cellulose binding domain-containing protein: MGDGFVASVKVRNLSMFYATDSWVVTVDLPRGRIANAWNAIPGGTSPQTFTPAPWSPVVGLTGSTEFGFLASGSPDDAALTCAWP, from the coding sequence GTGGGCGACGGGTTCGTCGCGTCGGTCAAGGTGCGCAACCTGTCCATGTTCTACGCCACGGACAGCTGGGTGGTCACCGTGGACCTGCCGCGCGGCCGGATCGCGAACGCGTGGAACGCGATCCCCGGCGGCACGTCGCCGCAGACGTTCACGCCCGCGCCGTGGAGCCCGGTCGTCGGGCTGACCGGCTCGACCGAGTTCGGCTTCCTGGCCTCGGGCTCGCCCGACGACGCGGCCCTCACCTGCGCCTGGCCCTGA
- the pgi gene encoding glucose-6-phosphate isomerase yields the protein MPTPPIDPTTTSAWQALTQHETALSPDLRAWFAADPDRATRLTLPLADLTVDLSKNLVTDETIALLARLADEVHLAERYEAMLAGERINVTEDRAVLHTALRRPADVEPPLVVDGQQVDDDVQAVLAEVFAFAEKVRAGEWTGVTGEAVRTVVNIGIGGSDLGPVMVYEALEPYVADDLEVRFVSNIDPTDLAQKTKGLDPTTTLFIVASKTFTTLETLTNARLARQWLWDSLAAAGHLEDTDEARREAVAKHFVAVSTALDKVADFGIDPANAFGFWDWVGGRYSVDSAIGTSLAIAVGPDAFGDLLAGFHAVDEHTRTTPVERNVPFLMGLLNVWYTNFLGAHTHAVLPYAQQLHRFPAYLQQLTMESNGKSVRWDGTPVTTQTGEVFWGEPGTNGQHAFYQLIHQGTRLIPADFIAVANPAYPLRDGDTDVHALFLANFFAQTKALAFGKTADEVRAEGTPEHIVPARVFPGNRPTTSVLAPALTPSVVGQLIALYEHITFAQGIVWGIDSFDQWGVELGKKLALEITPAVTGDAQALAAQDPSTRGLIERYLELRD from the coding sequence GTGCCCACGCCGCCCATCGACCCCACCACGACGAGCGCCTGGCAGGCACTCACGCAGCACGAGACCGCGCTGAGCCCCGACCTGCGCGCGTGGTTCGCGGCCGACCCCGACCGCGCCACGCGCCTCACGCTGCCGCTCGCGGACCTCACCGTCGACCTGTCGAAGAACCTCGTCACGGACGAGACGATCGCGCTGCTCGCGCGCCTGGCCGACGAGGTGCACCTCGCCGAGCGCTACGAGGCGATGCTCGCCGGCGAGCGCATCAACGTCACCGAGGACCGCGCCGTGCTGCACACCGCGCTGCGCCGCCCCGCCGACGTCGAGCCGCCGCTGGTGGTCGACGGTCAGCAGGTCGACGACGACGTGCAGGCCGTGCTCGCCGAGGTGTTCGCGTTCGCGGAGAAGGTGCGCGCGGGTGAGTGGACGGGTGTCACGGGCGAGGCGGTCCGCACGGTGGTCAACATCGGCATCGGCGGCTCGGACCTGGGACCCGTCATGGTCTACGAGGCCCTCGAGCCGTACGTGGCCGACGACCTCGAGGTGCGGTTCGTCTCCAACATCGACCCGACCGACCTCGCGCAGAAGACGAAGGGTCTGGACCCGACGACGACGCTGTTCATCGTCGCGTCGAAGACCTTCACGACGCTGGAGACCCTCACCAACGCACGCCTCGCGCGGCAGTGGCTGTGGGACTCCCTGGCGGCCGCCGGGCACCTGGAGGACACCGACGAGGCCCGTCGCGAGGCTGTCGCGAAGCACTTCGTCGCCGTCTCGACGGCCCTGGACAAGGTCGCCGACTTCGGCATCGACCCCGCGAACGCGTTCGGGTTCTGGGACTGGGTCGGCGGGCGCTACTCGGTGGACTCCGCCATCGGCACCTCGCTGGCCATCGCGGTCGGCCCGGACGCGTTCGGCGACCTGCTCGCGGGCTTCCATGCCGTCGACGAGCACACGCGGACCACGCCCGTCGAGCGGAACGTGCCCTTCCTCATGGGCCTGCTCAACGTCTGGTACACGAACTTCCTGGGCGCCCACACGCACGCCGTGCTCCCCTACGCGCAGCAGCTGCACCGGTTCCCTGCGTACCTGCAGCAGCTGACGATGGAGTCGAACGGCAAGTCCGTGCGCTGGGACGGCACGCCCGTCACCACGCAGACCGGTGAGGTGTTCTGGGGCGAGCCCGGCACCAACGGGCAGCACGCGTTCTACCAGCTCATCCACCAGGGCACGCGCCTGATCCCGGCGGACTTCATCGCCGTGGCCAACCCCGCGTACCCGCTGCGCGACGGTGACACCGACGTGCACGCGCTGTTCCTCGCCAACTTCTTCGCGCAGACCAAGGCGCTGGCGTTCGGCAAGACGGCGGACGAGGTGCGCGCCGAGGGCACGCCCGAGCACATCGTCCCCGCGCGCGTGTTCCCCGGGAACCGCCCGACCACGTCGGTCCTCGCGCCCGCCCTGACGCCTTCCGTCGTGGGTCAGCTCATCGCGCTGTACGAGCACATCACGTTCGCGCAGGGCATCGTGTGGGGCATCGACTCGTTCGACCAGTGGGGCGTCGAGCTCGGCAAGAAGCTCGCCCTGGAGATCACACCGGCCGTGACGGGCGACGCACAGGCACTGGCCGCGCAGGACCCGTCGACGCGCGGGCTCATCGAGCGCTACCTCGAGCTGCGCGACTGA
- a CDS encoding pectate lyase, producing MSRRPTTVRRTRLALAAVLTLVLGGTLGLATAGGASAASVDTSAWYVLVNRQSGKALDVAAKSTADGAGIQQWTRNDGTNQQWQFVDSGSGYYRLKARHSGKVLDLWNWSTADRGEFRQYQDLNGTNQQFRLSDSASGAYVRLLNRHSGKALTVTDRSTADGATVTQLTDNNQYNQQWQLVRVGSGGTTPTQPPTSSPTTPPPSNGGSWPAATGQQRVTATIKVNGTFDGRLVRYYGLSSGGQDEGQPPVFELADGSTIRNVILGTGAADGIHCRGTCTIQNVWWEDVGEDAATFKGTSSSQTMTVDGGGARYAHDKVFQHNGPGTFVIKNFQVQDFGKLYRSCGNCSTQHARSVQVSNVQVTAPGKAIVGINPNLGDRASISGITVIGDSSRKIAICEEYRGVTSGEPTKVGSGPSAACGYSTSSITYR from the coding sequence ATGTCCCGCAGACCCACGACGGTCCGGCGCACGCGCCTCGCGCTCGCCGCCGTCCTCACGCTCGTGCTCGGCGGCACGCTCGGCCTGGCCACGGCCGGCGGCGCGTCGGCCGCGAGCGTCGACACGAGCGCCTGGTACGTCCTCGTCAACCGGCAGAGCGGCAAGGCGCTGGACGTCGCCGCCAAGAGCACGGCCGACGGCGCCGGGATCCAGCAGTGGACCCGCAACGACGGCACGAACCAGCAGTGGCAGTTCGTGGACTCCGGCTCCGGGTACTACCGGCTCAAGGCGCGGCACTCGGGCAAGGTCCTCGACCTGTGGAACTGGTCCACCGCCGACCGCGGCGAGTTCCGCCAGTACCAGGACCTCAACGGCACGAACCAGCAGTTCCGGCTGTCCGACTCCGCGAGCGGCGCCTACGTGCGGCTGCTCAACCGGCACTCCGGCAAGGCCCTGACGGTCACGGACCGCTCGACGGCCGACGGCGCGACGGTCACGCAGCTGACGGACAACAACCAGTACAACCAGCAGTGGCAGCTGGTGCGGGTCGGGTCCGGCGGTACGACACCGACCCAGCCGCCGACGAGCTCGCCGACCACGCCACCCCCGTCGAACGGCGGCTCGTGGCCGGCGGCGACCGGCCAGCAGCGCGTGACCGCGACCATCAAGGTCAACGGGACGTTCGACGGCAGGCTCGTGCGGTACTACGGCCTGTCGTCCGGCGGTCAGGACGAGGGGCAGCCGCCCGTCTTCGAGCTCGCCGACGGGTCGACCATCAGGAACGTCATCCTCGGCACGGGCGCCGCCGACGGCATCCACTGCCGCGGCACGTGCACGATCCAGAACGTGTGGTGGGAGGACGTCGGCGAGGACGCCGCGACCTTCAAGGGCACGTCGTCCTCGCAGACCATGACGGTCGACGGCGGCGGCGCCCGGTACGCGCACGACAAGGTGTTCCAGCACAACGGCCCGGGCACCTTCGTCATCAAGAACTTCCAGGTCCAGGACTTCGGCAAGCTCTACCGCTCGTGCGGCAACTGCTCCACGCAGCACGCACGCTCGGTGCAGGTCTCGAACGTGCAGGTCACCGCGCCCGGCAAGGCGATCGTCGGCATCAACCCCAATCTCGGGGACCGCGCGTCGATCTCGGGCATCACCGTGATCGGCGACTCGTCGCGGAAGATCGCCATCTGCGAGGAGTACCGCGGCGTGACGTCGGGCGAGCCGACCAAGGTCGGCTCGGGCCCGAGCGCCGCGTGCGGCTACAGCACGTCGAGCATCACCTACCGCTGA
- a CDS encoding PfkB family carbohydrate kinase, producing the protein MPDRLVCCGLATLDVTQVVDRLPAPDEKVVADGLAVTFGGPAANAAAVAVGLGVRATLVTVLGSGPLADVARAGLAEAGVDVVDLLPDAPGALPVSTVLVTRATGERAVVSVNGARVADLPRPDAGALTGAGALLVDGHHPDAALALAATARAAGVPVLLDGGSWKPSTPDLLALVDHAVLSADFTVPGGRAAAGADPDLVDALLDEVAALGPSFVARSAGPRPVRVRRSTAGGPVRSYLQPPTVRPGEVVDTLGAGDVLHGAMAAALAAGDDPLAALTRGVDAATRSVRHPGARGWLTTR; encoded by the coding sequence ATGCCCGACCGCCTCGTCTGCTGCGGCCTCGCCACGCTCGACGTCACGCAGGTCGTGGACCGCCTGCCCGCGCCCGACGAGAAGGTCGTCGCCGACGGCCTGGCCGTCACCTTCGGAGGGCCGGCCGCCAACGCCGCGGCGGTCGCCGTGGGGCTGGGCGTCCGGGCGACCCTGGTCACCGTGCTCGGCAGCGGGCCGCTCGCGGACGTCGCCCGCGCCGGGCTCGCCGAGGCGGGCGTCGACGTCGTCGACCTGCTGCCCGACGCGCCGGGCGCGCTCCCCGTCTCCACCGTGCTCGTCACGCGCGCGACGGGGGAGCGTGCCGTCGTGTCCGTCAACGGCGCTCGCGTCGCGGACCTGCCCCGACCGGACGCGGGTGCGCTGACGGGCGCCGGTGCGCTGCTCGTCGACGGCCACCACCCGGACGCCGCGCTCGCGCTGGCGGCCACCGCCCGCGCGGCCGGGGTCCCGGTGCTGCTCGACGGCGGCAGCTGGAAGCCGTCGACGCCCGACCTGCTCGCCCTCGTCGACCACGCGGTCCTGTCGGCGGACTTCACGGTCCCCGGCGGCCGTGCGGCGGCAGGAGCCGACCCCGACCTCGTCGACGCGCTCCTCGACGAGGTCGCGGCGCTCGGCCCGTCGTTCGTCGCGCGCAGCGCGGGCCCGCGCCCGGTCCGTGTCCGACGCTCGACGGCCGGTGGTCCCGTCCGGTCGTACCTGCAGCCGCCGACGGTCCGGCCCGGCGAGGTCGTCGACACCCTCGGTGCGGGCGACGTCCTGCACGGGGCGATGGCGGCGGCCCTCGCGGCGGGCGACGACCCGCTGGCCGCGCTGACCCGGGGCGTCGACGCCGCGACCCGCTCGGTCCGGCACCCGGGCGCCCGCGGCTGGCTCACGACCCGCTGA
- a CDS encoding GntR family transcriptional regulator codes for MSVHVEVDVTSGVPVYEQVRAQVVAHVAAGRLSPGDRLPTIRALATDLGLAPGTVARAYRELEQAGVVATRRRTGTVVADDAAGGQDSAAHSAARRAATAYVTAARAAGLTTDEALDLVRGALLT; via the coding sequence GTGAGCGTCCATGTCGAGGTCGACGTCACGTCGGGCGTGCCCGTCTACGAGCAGGTCCGTGCGCAGGTCGTGGCGCACGTCGCCGCGGGACGCCTGAGCCCCGGGGACCGCCTCCCCACGATCCGCGCGCTGGCCACCGACCTGGGCCTGGCCCCCGGCACGGTCGCGCGGGCGTACCGGGAGCTCGAGCAGGCGGGCGTCGTGGCGACGCGCCGCCGCACGGGCACGGTCGTCGCGGACGACGCCGCCGGCGGCCAGGACTCCGCCGCGCACAGCGCGGCACGCCGTGCCGCGACCGCCTACGTGACCGCCGCCCGCGCGGCCGGCCTCACGACCGACGAGGCGCTCGACCTCGTCCGCGGCGCCCTGCTGACCTGA
- a CDS encoding DUF3039 domain-containing protein, giving the protein MSEPTPPTGPDDPFGPQGGTSLLERTETTEQVEPGDHERFAHYVRKEKIMESAMTGKPVIALCGKVWVPGRDPNKFPVCPICKEVYDGLRDPQDGDGGSEGGGGGRGFFGRGKGSGSGAGGA; this is encoded by the coding sequence ATGAGCGAGCCCACCCCCCCGACAGGACCCGACGACCCGTTCGGCCCGCAGGGCGGCACCTCGCTCCTGGAGCGCACGGAGACCACGGAGCAGGTCGAGCCCGGGGACCACGAGCGCTTCGCGCACTACGTGCGCAAGGAGAAGATCATGGAGTCGGCGATGACCGGCAAGCCCGTGATCGCGCTCTGCGGCAAGGTCTGGGTGCCGGGTCGTGACCCGAACAAGTTCCCGGTCTGCCCCATCTGCAAGGAGGTCTACGACGGCCTCCGCGACCCCCAGGACGGGGACGGCGGCTCGGAGGGCGGCGGCGGGGGCCGCGGCTTCTTCGGCCGCGGCAAGGGCTCCGGCTCCGGCGCGGGCGGCGCGTGA
- a CDS encoding DEAD/DEAH box helicase, which translates to MSAARRSAAPVHTPQHPSTSAAQQLPPAFPARAPWGAAGSLRAWQAEAIELYRQRGPRDFLAVATPGAGKTTFALRIATELLEAKVVRRVTVVAPTEHLKKQWADAAARVGIRLDPRFSNAQGRHGAGYDGVAVTYAQVASKPALHAARTTAERTLVILDEVHHGGDALSWGDAVREAFEGATRRLALTGTPFRSDTAPIPFVTYAPDAQGIRRSVADYTYAYGDALRDHVVRPVIFLSYSGSMRWRTKAGDEVAARLGEPLTKDMTSQAWRTALDPNGDWIPSVIAAADRRLTEVRRTVPDAGAMIIATDQTDARAYAGHIARLTGESPTVVLSDDDGASDRIEEYAASDSRWLVAVRMVSEGVDVPRLAVGVYATSTATPLFFAQAVGRFVRARRRGETASVFLPSVPQLLELAASLEVERDHALDKPTGSEDPEADLLALAEREQKSEDAVGSDGVVGTFEALEAQASFDRVLFDGGEFGTGAEVGSDEELDFLGLPGLLDADQVTTLLRQRQADQQGARRRRGEAEQVEVVDHRKQAELRKELAQLVGAWARRSGQPHATVHAELRRRCGGPEVAVAAPEQLEARIAMLRGWFVGRR; encoded by the coding sequence GTGAGCGCGGCCCGTCGGTCCGCAGCCCCTGTCCACACCCCCCAGCACCCCTCGACGTCGGCAGCGCAGCAGCTGCCGCCGGCGTTCCCGGCGCGTGCGCCGTGGGGTGCCGCCGGGAGCCTGCGGGCGTGGCAGGCGGAGGCGATCGAGCTCTACCGGCAGCGCGGCCCGCGCGACTTCCTCGCCGTCGCGACGCCGGGCGCCGGCAAGACGACGTTCGCGTTGCGGATCGCCACCGAGCTGCTCGAGGCCAAGGTGGTGCGCCGTGTCACCGTCGTCGCGCCCACCGAGCACCTCAAGAAGCAGTGGGCCGACGCGGCCGCGCGTGTCGGCATCCGGCTCGACCCGCGCTTCAGCAACGCGCAGGGGCGGCACGGGGCCGGGTACGACGGTGTCGCGGTGACGTACGCGCAGGTCGCGAGCAAGCCGGCGCTGCACGCCGCGCGCACCACGGCCGAGCGCACCCTCGTCATCCTCGACGAGGTCCACCACGGTGGCGACGCGCTGTCGTGGGGCGACGCGGTCCGCGAGGCCTTCGAGGGGGCCACGCGCCGGCTCGCGCTCACGGGGACGCCGTTCCGCTCGGACACGGCGCCGATCCCGTTCGTCACCTACGCGCCCGACGCGCAGGGCATCCGGCGCTCGGTGGCCGACTACACCTACGCGTACGGCGACGCGCTGCGCGACCACGTCGTGCGGCCCGTCATCTTCCTGTCCTACTCCGGGTCGATGAGGTGGCGCACCAAGGCGGGCGACGAGGTCGCGGCACGCCTGGGCGAGCCGCTGACCAAGGACATGACGTCGCAGGCGTGGCGGACGGCCCTGGACCCGAACGGTGACTGGATCCCGTCGGTCATCGCCGCCGCGGACCGCCGCCTCACCGAGGTCCGGCGCACGGTGCCCGACGCGGGCGCGATGATCATCGCCACCGACCAGACCGACGCGCGCGCGTACGCGGGGCACATCGCGCGGCTCACGGGCGAGTCGCCGACGGTCGTGCTGTCCGACGACGACGGCGCGAGCGACCGCATCGAGGAGTACGCGGCGAGCGACTCGCGCTGGCTCGTCGCCGTGCGCATGGTGTCCGAGGGGGTCGACGTGCCGCGCCTGGCCGTGGGCGTCTACGCGACGAGCACGGCGACGCCGTTGTTCTTCGCCCAGGCCGTCGGGCGGTTCGTGCGCGCGCGGCGTCGCGGCGAGACCGCGTCGGTCTTCCTGCCCAGCGTGCCGCAGCTCCTCGAGCTCGCCGCGTCGCTCGAGGTCGAGCGCGACCACGCGCTGGACAAGCCGACCGGCTCGGAGGACCCCGAGGCCGATCTGCTGGCGCTGGCCGAGCGGGAGCAGAAGAGCGAGGACGCGGTCGGCTCCGACGGGGTCGTCGGCACGTTCGAGGCGCTCGAGGCCCAGGCGTCGTTCGACCGCGTGCTGTTCGACGGCGGCGAGTTCGGGACGGGGGCCGAGGTGGGCTCCGACGAGGAGCTCGACTTCCTCGGGCTGCCGGGGCTGCTCGACGCCGACCAGGTGACGACCCTGCTGCGCCAGCGGCAGGCCGACCAGCAGGGCGCGCGTCGCCGTCGGGGCGAGGCCGAGCAGGTCGAGGTCGTCGACCACCGCAAGCAGGCGGAGCTGCGCAAGGAGCTCGCCCAGCTCGTGGGCGCGTGGGCGCGTCGCAGCGGCCAGCCGCACGCCACCGTGCACGCCGAGCTGCGCCGGCGGTGCGGTGGTCCGGAGGTCGCGGTCGCCGCACCGGAGCAGCTCGAGGCCCGGATCGCGATGCTGCGCGGGTGGTTCGTCGGCAGGCGCTAG